One genomic window of Lentisphaera araneosa HTCC2155 includes the following:
- a CDS encoding DUF1549 domain-containing protein, which translates to MKYLISFLILWTSSLWALPIEELQISPKTLYLDHKSDSQAFVAQGTLADLSTVDLSSKVKIEIQDPTLVKYQNASFIPLKKGKTSVKVSYQDKVETLSIEVKKIEEKEKASFALDVVPVLTGAGCNSGGCHGASRGQEKFHLSLFGYDPMGDFRRIKFDLSGRRINLAVPADSLLLQKAVKTVPHTGGKLFEKDSKHYKTILSWLESGAPVDQKDIKKAVKLEVFPKRSVMFGKAKQKISVRVTYSDGTDRDVTDLCAFFTSDSSSAEVEDKSFISSKIPGEAHLMVRYGTLNALSTCIVIPEKAETFTAIAEKNYIDKANNNKWQRLRMQPNKLCSDQVFIRRLYIDLCGRLPNEDEYHAFINDKTTNKRDLLVDKLVQSPDFMDLWAMKFSELLQIRTDNNYDLKNVILYSSWVRDQFHQGKKFNEITHQLITASGNSFANPAANFYQIQNDNKIISENVAQVFMGIRLQCSQCHNHPFDRWTMDDYYSYSSFFAHVGRKNAEDPRAQIVYNKNSGDIKHPVYKKALDPKFLGGETPTDKKIDRRKLLADWLTDKQNPYFASTLANRMWEHFFGRGIIHPVDDRRLSNPPANPELLDALSKKFIEYDFDLIRLAKDICKSNTYSLASSSLDSKGNLDKYFATAPIRRIRAEVLLNAITQITETKNYFSNSYMDAKATQLLVSNSGSSFLNTFGRVNRKSPTIACESMTEPNLAQSLELLNGKTINDKINGSPFVQRAMNEKWDPEKFINTLYIRALSRPPTAQEMEKLKALYTNPENPRDLHQDVFWAILNSKEFIFVR; encoded by the coding sequence GTGAAATATCTCATCAGCTTTTTAATCCTATGGACTTCGAGCCTTTGGGCACTTCCCATCGAAGAGCTCCAAATCTCTCCAAAGACTCTCTACCTCGATCACAAATCTGATTCTCAAGCTTTTGTGGCCCAAGGCACCCTTGCAGACCTAAGTACCGTTGACTTAAGTTCAAAAGTTAAGATTGAAATCCAAGATCCGACTCTCGTTAAATATCAGAATGCCAGCTTTATTCCTCTCAAAAAGGGGAAGACTTCGGTAAAAGTCTCCTATCAAGACAAAGTTGAAACTCTTTCCATTGAAGTTAAAAAAATTGAAGAGAAAGAAAAGGCTAGCTTTGCCCTCGACGTGGTTCCCGTACTTACTGGAGCGGGATGTAATAGCGGTGGCTGTCACGGGGCATCTCGTGGACAAGAAAAATTTCATCTCTCCCTCTTTGGTTACGACCCCATGGGTGATTTTCGACGTATTAAATTCGATCTATCTGGACGTCGTATTAACTTAGCCGTTCCTGCAGATAGCCTACTCCTCCAAAAAGCTGTCAAAACGGTTCCACACACGGGAGGTAAGCTCTTCGAAAAGGATTCAAAACACTATAAAACAATTCTTTCTTGGCTCGAAAGTGGCGCCCCCGTCGATCAAAAAGATATTAAAAAAGCCGTCAAACTAGAAGTCTTCCCAAAGCGTTCAGTGATGTTCGGCAAGGCCAAGCAAAAAATTTCTGTTCGCGTTACTTATTCCGATGGTACTGACCGCGACGTCACCGACCTCTGCGCCTTCTTCACTAGTGACTCGAGTTCTGCAGAAGTAGAAGACAAATCTTTTATTAGTTCAAAAATTCCTGGTGAAGCCCACCTCATGGTACGTTACGGCACGCTAAATGCCCTCAGCACTTGCATTGTTATCCCCGAAAAAGCTGAAACTTTCACTGCAATCGCCGAGAAAAATTATATCGACAAAGCCAACAATAATAAATGGCAACGCCTGCGCATGCAGCCCAATAAACTTTGTAGTGATCAAGTCTTTATCCGCCGCCTCTATATCGATCTCTGTGGGCGCTTACCAAATGAAGATGAGTATCATGCTTTTATCAATGATAAAACGACAAACAAACGAGACCTCTTAGTGGACAAACTTGTTCAAAGTCCTGATTTCATGGATCTTTGGGCTATGAAGTTTAGCGAACTCTTACAAATCCGTACTGACAACAATTACGACCTCAAAAACGTGATTTTGTACTCATCTTGGGTTCGCGACCAGTTTCACCAAGGCAAGAAGTTTAACGAGATCACTCACCAACTGATCACTGCTTCAGGCAATAGTTTTGCGAATCCCGCAGCCAACTTTTATCAAATTCAAAATGATAATAAAATCATCAGTGAAAACGTCGCTCAAGTCTTTATGGGTATCCGTTTGCAATGCTCGCAATGCCACAACCACCCTTTTGATCGCTGGACTATGGACGACTACTACTCTTACTCCTCTTTCTTTGCGCATGTTGGTCGTAAGAACGCGGAAGACCCCCGTGCTCAAATCGTCTACAATAAAAATTCTGGCGATATCAAACACCCCGTCTACAAAAAAGCTCTCGATCCAAAATTCCTTGGTGGAGAGACTCCCACAGATAAAAAAATCGATCGTCGCAAGCTTTTGGCTGATTGGCTAACTGATAAACAAAACCCCTACTTCGCCTCGACCCTTGCCAATCGCATGTGGGAACATTTCTTTGGCCGCGGCATTATTCATCCTGTTGATGATCGCCGTCTGAGTAATCCCCCTGCCAATCCCGAGTTACTGGACGCACTCAGCAAAAAGTTTATCGAGTACGACTTCGACCTCATTCGCCTTGCCAAAGATATCTGTAAGTCAAATACTTATAGCCTTGCCAGTTCAAGTTTAGACTCGAAAGGAAACTTAGATAAATACTTTGCCACGGCACCCATACGCCGTATACGCGCTGAGGTCTTGCTCAATGCCATCACTCAAATCACCGAAACCAAAAATTACTTTAGCAATAGCTATATGGATGCCAAAGCCACTCAATTACTCGTCAGCAACTCTGGCAGCTCTTTCCTCAACACCTTCGGCCGCGTCAACCGCAAGAGCCCCACTATTGCCTGCGAATCTATGACTGAACCGAATCTCGCTCAATCACTCGAATTACTTAATGGTAAAACTATTAATGATAAAATTAACGGCAGCCCTTTTGTTCAACGAGCCATGAATGAAAAATGGGATCCGGAAAAATTCATCAACACACTCTATATTCGAGCGCTATCTCGTCCTCCCACTGCACAGGAGATGGAAAAGCTTAAAGCACTCTATACCAATCCAGAAAACCCCCGCGACCTTCACCAAGATGTTTTTTGGGCCATCTTAAACTCAAAGGAGTTTATTTTTGTTCGCTAA
- a CDS encoding DUF1501 domain-containing protein encodes MLNRRNFFKAGAAFGGALSMPGLAADKGNIRAKSVIHIYLPGGLSAQESFDPKPYNPSEYRGPFSSISTKITGERFSENLRKTAQVADKICVIRSMTHGEAAHERGTHNMLTGYRPNPAVVYPSLGSITAQQLGTRNDIPPYVCIPKAFNEYSGRGFLSSAYSPFSTGGDPSSSKFKVQNLQRHDKLTEERFNRRKNILADMNSLSAINHEAEIVSAMNAFNEESYKLMNSPTAVAAFDLSKEKNSTKDWYGRNQTGQRLLLARRLVEAGSRYVALTAGGWDHHDKIRDGIRKHLPPLDQAFAALIKDLDQRGLLDSTLVILNSEFGRTPKINKTAGRDHYPKVFSMVMAGGGIKRGYIHGKSDTTSSTVEDSPVEVADYARTVYTLMGIDPDKAIMSPGERPVRLVYGGQVVNDILA; translated from the coding sequence ATGTTAAATCGCAGGAACTTCTTCAAAGCGGGCGCCGCTTTTGGCGGTGCGCTCTCCATGCCCGGCTTGGCCGCCGACAAAGGTAATATTCGCGCCAAGTCAGTCATTCACATCTACCTACCTGGTGGCTTATCTGCCCAAGAGAGTTTTGACCCCAAACCCTATAATCCATCGGAATACCGCGGGCCTTTTTCTTCTATCTCCACAAAAATCACTGGCGAACGTTTCAGCGAAAATTTGCGCAAAACAGCTCAAGTCGCCGATAAAATTTGCGTTATTCGCAGTATGACTCATGGTGAGGCCGCTCACGAGCGCGGCACCCACAACATGCTCACGGGCTACCGTCCCAACCCCGCCGTTGTCTACCCGAGCTTAGGTTCTATCACCGCCCAACAACTGGGCACGCGCAATGACATCCCTCCCTACGTCTGCATTCCAAAAGCCTTTAACGAATACTCAGGCCGAGGCTTTTTAAGTAGTGCTTACTCACCTTTTTCTACTGGAGGCGACCCTTCGAGTAGCAAATTCAAAGTCCAAAACTTGCAACGTCATGACAAGCTCACGGAAGAGCGCTTTAATCGCCGTAAAAATATTTTAGCGGATATGAATAGCCTTTCAGCTATTAATCACGAAGCCGAGATCGTATCGGCCATGAACGCCTTCAATGAAGAATCTTATAAACTCATGAATTCCCCGACTGCCGTGGCAGCTTTTGATTTGAGTAAAGAAAAGAATTCTACCAAAGATTGGTACGGGCGTAATCAAACGGGTCAACGTTTGCTTTTAGCACGCCGTTTAGTGGAAGCCGGTTCACGTTACGTGGCCCTCACTGCCGGTGGCTGGGATCATCACGACAAGATCCGCGATGGCATCCGCAAACATCTACCTCCACTCGACCAAGCTTTTGCCGCACTCATCAAGGACTTGGATCAACGTGGCTTACTCGATTCCACTTTAGTCATTTTAAATTCAGAATTTGGACGAACTCCGAAAATCAATAAAACCGCTGGCCGCGATCATTACCCAAAAGTTTTCAGCATGGTAATGGCAGGCGGAGGCATTAAACGCGGTTATATACACGGAAAATCAGATACCACTTCAAGTACAGTTGAAGATAGCCCCGTAGAAGTTGCGGATTACGCAAGAACTGTCTACACACTCATGGGCATTGACCCTGATAAAGCTATTATGTCTCCAGGAGAGAGACCCGTTCGCCTTGTTTATGGAGGTCAGGTAGTTAATGACATCTTGGCTTAA